ttaaagtacCTTGGTTTTTACTTGTGTAAGACCTTGTGCAATTCAAATGTAACTCAATGTTCTTTGTGTACAGGAACCATTCTGCAACCTGGGATGCCACGGATAGGGGGGGGGGGTCCAGATTCAGGTCACCAGTTACCTGAAAGGGGCCTCCGATCGTGAAGACGGCGCACCGGGGAGAGGGAGCTGCTACAATGAGGGTCAGCATTAAGTCTCAGCCCACCTATCCCAAAGCCAGCCTCTACCCCAAGACTGATCCAATAGCTGAACCCTAGGGTGACTTCTACACCCTACCACccccaccatttatttatattcTGTACACAGTCACTTTAGTCTACTGGACCAATGCAATGTCACAACTGCACTATGCAGATATACTTTCATTATAATTCTATGCTGCGAACGCAGTGTAGTTATTCAGCACATAGGCATATAGCAAGGACATTGTTTGCCCATCAGCTATTTTAGTTTCATCCCATTTTCTTTGGTCTGCATGTTTCTTTTGTACTTGATTTAATGTAATCTTATTTTCAGTATATTTACAATGTTTATTTCATTCCTTCACTATGTAAATGTTGTTGCCATATAATTGTGAGAAGCCTGtcaaaaaatacaatttgatttcactAAATGTATTTGTCACCTGTTGATCCAGGGAACCAGTACAGGCCTCCTTACTTCTAGGAAATCAAACCTTTTCTTCAAATGGACATGGCATCTAATgcattttaaataataaaaataagtgGCGAAAGGGAGTAGGCATGCcgctaaaaataaaataaaaaagtatctTGGCTCCGACTGGCAGCTGTACTGTCGAAGTGAAAGGCATATCACGGGTGCCCTGTGAATGAAGAGATGAGCAAAAAAGCTGTTGAACAGCGCGTGACTACTCTGGAGGGACGCCGGCCTCCCGATTGCTCGTTGCTAACTGGCCCACTCCCAGACAGCCCTAGCAaatttcttgcttgagaaattgcccgTCACCAAGATAAAAACTGCTGCATTGAACCCTAAAAATCCCTCTCATACATAGTCTATTGTAATCTGACCACCTCTCTAACTTCAGCTATCCCTGGCCTGTCCTAAGAAAACATTAAAGACCCATACTAACAGTCTAGTTTGGGCCAGAAACAGTAGAGCCAAGCCGCAAAGGATGCAATGTAACATCTAGGGAAGATATTAACCATTGAAATACTTTAATCTACTTTAGGTGGGGAGGCAGGCTAGAGAACTAGACTGAGGGCAACCTACCTTAGCAATAGTAGAGGAAACAGAGGTTGTATACTGTGCAGTTTGAGCATGTACTGTAACCATTTCTGAGTGTTGAAATGGAGTGACAATGcgttgtgtgtgtctgggcagcaGATCACTCCATGCGACAAATAGCAAAAACTAGCATGTTATTTCCATAAAGAAAAGAAGAGTAAGAACATGAATGGATACTCACTTCTTCATGCCCATGAGAATATACATGCTCTTTGGGAGCAGAAGGTAGACCTGGTCAGTTAAAATGGCCTCAATGATCTTCTTTGCTACGTAGTCTGGATCCAGGACAGGCACCAAGAGAGGCCACCTGTGGAGTCAataaggtggcaggtagcctagtggttagagcattgggacagtaaccgaaaggtcgctggatcgaaatacccgagctgacaaggtacaaagctgtcattctgcccctgaacaaggcagttaacccactgtaggccatcactgtaaatatgaaatgttcttaactgacttgcctagttaaataaaaaagttttaaaatgtatattaatTTTAGGTTCACTACCTCATAATATAAACCACTATCAGTCCACAATTGAAAAGGGTATATACATATGCAATGTGACCCTTGGCCTTCATAGTGTGTTTATTTACAATAAGTTATAAAATTACAACTTTCAATGATATCCTGTATAACACCTATTATGGCTGATAACTTACTTAGAATTGCAGCCATCAAACATGCCAGTGTTCATGAAGTGTGGACACACAATGGTAGTCTTGACACCATCCTTCCCCGTTGCCAGCAGCTCCAGAGCCACAGACTCAGCAAAGCCAATAGCAGCAAACTTGCTGGCACAGTAATCTATCAGGAGAGAAACACATGTGTTGGCATACAGTAGAGCAGGATAAACAAAGTTCTCAAATCAAATTCAATGTCACATGATTCgtaaacaggtgtggactaacagtgaaatgcttacttacaggcccttcccaacaatcagataaagagagagaagtaaaacACTACAACATAGATATATAAAACAGGTCTCCACATCAAGATAATGTCAACTAAATTGCACTGTCCTTGAACCATTTTCTGTAACCAAGTCAGTCTATAGAAAAGACCCttcagctacagtatatgaacAAGTTAAAAATGACATCACCCATTCAAGGTCAATTGATAACATCTCTATCGATCAGCTCTACGGTAGGTCTCTTGATTGCATTATGTTCTACCCAGAGTTTAAGACAAAGTTCTGCACTATGGTTAAGGGGTGTGTAGGCTTTTGTTATTGCCCCACCCCAACACCTTATTTATCCAGTCATTAAACAATGATTAGCTTTCAGGTGTCTTGGTGCTGACTGGAACAAAAGCCTACACACCGTTGCTCTCCAGGACCAGTATTGAGGAACATTGGAGTAAGTCATGCACACATGCATGCCTAGTGAGTGATATACCTGCTAGTCCATTGACACCAATCATACCGGCTGTGCTAGCAACACTGACCAGATGACCATGGTTGTTGGCAGTCATCGCTGGGAGGAAGGCTTTATAAGTCTAGAGAAAAAAGAACAATCAAATCAgggggagaacttgtacaatgaAATATGATTTACAGTTTGTTACAAATCTGTGTTAATTTGAGGGGATGTGGGTGGAACTGCTACTACAAAGGACATAGGCCTACAATGAGGTAAAAATGTGAACGCTCCAACAAATGTATAGGCCGATTTAGGATAATACCTTCTCATTTAAATGCCTGCATTGATAAAGACAGCAAGGGAGGGAAAACCGACAAGATAGTTGTGTTGATGTCAATGTAGCAGATGTGAGCTGTAAGCACATTAGCTCACCCAAAAGTGTGCCATGGTGTTTACTTCAATTGTTTTCTCAATGAGGGAGTCTGGCGCGTCCATGAAATTCCTGCCTGTGACGATGCCAGCGTTGTTTATGAGAATGCTCacatcccccacctctctcttgaCCTGAacaaaaaacatgtttaaaacatTTGTTAACATTCAGCACACACAGTACTTCActttttgttgtattttattaACAGATACATGTTGCTTCCTAGATCCTGCCAGCCAATTGTTGTGGTGAGGAGGATCTTATGAGACATTGCACTAACAAGTTAAACAGGGAAGGATCCTTATGCGTGACAGTTTAAAACCAGTTTTAACAGTTGAGAAACATTATAGCATGAATAGCTGAATAGCATGTAAGGACTTTCATGTGGCTTTCCCGTCCCTCAGCAACAATGGACGTTTGCTGAACAGAAACTCTACCTCGCTTTAGGAGGGGTTGGTGAACCTCCATTTCAACTGTAGTGTAATGAAACAGTTACTCACAAGGCAAAGCCTACAATTACAGGTTAATGGATGCTTGATAGACCACAAGGCAAGGTGATAATTACTCACCAAGGGCTAGTATCAGTGCAGGCTTTTCCCCCCCCTCTTTTTAAACAGCAACACCAATTCAACTAAGTATTGATTAAAGACTAGTTGATTAGAATCAGGTGGTTTACCTGGTCAGCCACTCTGTAGACTTTAGTCTTGTCACTGCAGTCACACAGGTAGTAGTGGACCCTAGTTGCCCCTTTCTCCTTCACTAGTCTTGCAGTCTCCTTCATGCCCTCCTGGTTGACATCCCACAGAACCAGAGAGACGCCCAGGCTGGCAAACTTTTCTGCCATGAGCCGGCCAATGCCGCTGCCCGCCCCCGTGATCAGGACGATTTCCCCGGTGACATTTTTCTTCTTAAATGGGATGAACAGTCTGACAAATGCCTCTATGTTGTAATAAATGGACATTACAATCAACTGAAGGGTTTCCAGGAGGAAATTCATTTTGCTGGCTCCTGGAAAGACAGTTGTCACAATTTAAAGTTCACTTCTGTTTGTATATTggtgaaattgttgcatgctggGTTATTCGTCGATATCCTAATAAACAATAGGCCTAGCGAATAGATTATTGCAGATGAGCGTTTTATAGCCTACCATAAACATTGTAGTTTAGTGTTCTGCTTTCGAAGTTGGCAAATGAATTTATAACTACAATCTAAAAGGACATTTTAACCGATAAAGCGTTAAAAGGTAGCCTAGACTACTCAAATCACGCAACAAACGCAAACCATTTTTAATTCGGTGATGTAAACATCCATGCTACACCAAATGATAGTACAGTACGAATAAAAAGTTTAAAAAGTCAACCTAATTTTAGTGTTTCATAACGTATAAAATTGTAACCGACGCAAACTTACCTCAATAGAACATCAGCTTCAACCTTGAATATTTTGTAACAACTATCGCCTCCTTTCAgcactggggggggggggtctttaaCCGACCTTTGCACTCCGTGTCAAGGTGCACAGTAATCGAAACAAGAACAACAAAAAAGACACGCAGTGAAACAGGTTTTTCTCTACTTTTATCTTCATTTAGAGTGATGAGCTCTTCAATTGGGTTTATCTGCACTTTCAGCATGGTTCCTCCTACTTATCCCTTCTGCAAATCACGGAGGCTAGTCCTGTTCCATTGATTTGTGCTGGAGCATGGCTAATTAATGTCACATGACACCCAACCAAAACTCGAGCTCCAGCCCGGAACGCCCTGCTGGATAATCCAGTTTGACCAGCTCAGACGGGTGACCGGTTATATAGTACAAACATAGTTcactgttttatattttgttttatatgtaatgggggtgctttggtgtgtttggaccccaggaagagcagcagctaatggggatccctaataaatagaAATACTAGAATGCACAACGTCCTATTTCGAAAACATGGTTGTGCACTTTTCCTCTTTTTATGTCATTCATAGGCAAACCTGTTAGAAAAATATACCGTTGAGCAACTACTATGCCGTTTTAGTTACGTAGGCAAATTAGGCTAACCAGCCATCTATATCTTGTATTTATCATGGCCAGATTATATTAAACTCCTTGCTCAGGCCAAACGCTACACCCATGGGTGTACATTCCTTAGTATGTAGCGAACGAAAGATAGAGCAGTCgaagaattcagtttgagtcATTAGGCAAAAATTACGTGCCTAGGGGCCTCGACCCCttgggggcccccattgattttgttaaatCACTCAAGTATAATATGAAGTCACATAAaacatggtaaaatgtgtagaattgcaggaaacaaTAAAACGTTCTCTGCTCCCAAGGTTCGGTAAAAAGctaagggatggggctggagaaatgcaactaCTCACAAACTCTTAGATAGTGCTATAGATGCTAGGACTTGATATCAACAATAATTgtgttaaccatgttttgaggctatatagtgcttgtttacatttattttgtttgcaaacaaaggagtaaaacaagcttattttGGGGTTCTAATAGAGTGCGACAGTTGAAGAACTAGGACATAGTTATATTCTTtcagaatcaatgggtacatatcattcaatTATAAGTCCAAagatggatgtagcaactgcagatttcccctttaaaactgcaaaataaaATGTGTATTGTCTTtgcgtccagtatgaaggacTTTAGATGTAGTTTCACGACCCAATGCTAACTAGCCAATGACTGGTAAGTCTACAGGAACAGTTTGCATGCCAGCTGTTCCTGTTCATCTGACACTGGGGGAGTAGGTAAATgacttcattgccaaaatctcaaATTAATATGGAGGAAATTACAGTCATTGGAGCTAATTCTTAGGTGGGCAGTGGTAATTTTCAAGATGGAAAAACTGTTTCAGTGTCAACTTGAACAACCAAAACCAGATAGAAAGCATGCAGAAAAGATATTTaacaatatacattttttaataccatctttgagaactaacaatcaaataaaagctagacagtcagggagaatcaaACATTTCAAATACCGGGCATTCAGGGCATATGCCAATTGATTTTTCTATAATGTTTGAGCAGAGGAACACACCCTTAACAatagcaaaatgcatagaattgctgTATATTAGCTTAAAAACAGCTAATTAATCTTTATGGGTAAGTCAATgggtaaaatgtgtataattgcagaAAATTTGTTTCACAACAGAGAAATGTTCTCTTTGCCTCAAAATTATGAAACTGTCTACCAAATCTAttaattttaaaatgttgattacttctaCTTTCCACTATTCACCTGATAATAAGACAAGACATGATTATTATGTTGTTTGCTAAAATATGATGTGGTTCCTGGGTCGCTGGTATGCCTGGTTCCCTGGGgaagaacagtttaaactgggtGAACAATCTACCAGCTCCAGCTGGGTAGACCATCTACCAGCTCCAGCTGGCTAGTGATATGATGGCATGAATGTTGGTGAGAATGAACACTCTTGTATTTGgctcctccactctcccccttTTCCCAAGGGATGcacatgtaacggatgtgaaatggctagcttagttagcggtgcgcgctaaatagcgtttcaatcggtgacgtcacttgctctgagaccttgaagtagtggttccccttgctctgcaagggccgcggcttttgtggagcaatgggtaacgatgcttcgtgggtgactgttgttgatgtgtgcagagagtccctggttcgcgcccgggtatgggcgagggtaCGGTCTAAAgcatactgttacacacacatgcTGCTCAGCGTCAGCACTGTTAATTGCATGGAGTGTCATCAAGAGAtcctttttttgtctttttttattaactaggcaagttaggaacaaattgttattttacaatgacgtccttcctcggccaaaccctcccctaacctgaacGATGCtgggccctatgggactcccgatgacggcatgttgtgatacagcctgggatcgaacctctatcactgagatgcagtgccttagactgctgcaccactcgggagcccaaagaGCCTAGGAAGGGATGTAGAGTATGGGCATAGCACACCTTAGTGGAGGAATGTGTCTTTACTGTATGTGCCTAATTATAGGCTACTGTGCAGTACTGTTATGATAAAATGTGTCATGAAGTGTTACGTGTGAAATATCTGTTCTGGAACGCACTATTACCACGTATATTTATGcatttcaactttttttttttttttacattcttgGATTATTGAGATGGGTGGATGTGATGCTGCCGTtgctgtgacagacagacagacagacaaggtatTAAACAAGGAATTCAATtctgtgagagagaaaaaaaaaatggtacCAGACTATGGTTTTCACTGTCTTAGTCTACAAGGCTTCTTCAGGTTCCAAGAACAATCTACCCCCCTCTGTATGACCACAGTACCCTCTAGTGAACAAAATGGTGTAAGGCAATGTCCCAAATAATATTCCCacttactacagtatgtacagtcaACTACAATATGAcaatgtacagtggcttgcgaaagtattcaccccccttggaattgttcctattttgttgcctttacaacctggaattaaaatagattttttgggggtgtgtgtatcatttgatttactcaacatgcctaccactttgaagttgCAAAATATCTTTTGATTGTGAAACaataaataagaaaaaaaaaacagaaaacttgagcgtgcataactattcactcccctaaagtcaatactttgtagagccaccttttgcagcaattacagctgcaagtctcttggggtatgtctctacaagcttggcacttcTAGCCAccgggatttttgcccattctttaaGGAAAAaccgctccagctccttcaagttggataggTTCCGCttatgtacagcaatctttaagtgataccacagattctcaattggattgaggtctgggctttgactaggccactccaagacatttaaatgtttccccttaaactactcaagtgttgctttagtagtatacttagggtcattgtcctgttggaaggtgaacctccgtcccagtttcaaatctctggaagactgaaacaggtttccttcaaaatgttccctgtatttagcgcaatccatcattccttcaattctgaccagtttcccagtccctgctgatgaaaatcatccacacagcatgatgctgccaccaccatgcttcactgtgtggAATGTGTTCTCGGGATGATgacaggtgttgggtttgcaccattCACAGCGTTTTCcttaatggccaaaaagctcagttttagtttcatctgaccggagtaccttcttccatatgtttggggagtctcacatatgccttttggcgaacaccaaacatttttgcttatttttttctggccactctccggtaaagcccagctctgtggagcgtACGGCtttaagtggtcctatggacagatactccaatctccaccgTGGAGCTTTGCGCACCTTCAGGGTTatttttggtctctttgttgcctctctgattaatgccctccttctGTTtttcataatcactagttaactacacatggttgatgatattactagtttaactagtttGTCCTTCGGTGCAAATAATCAATGcgatgcctgttaatttatcatcgaatcacagcctacttcgccaaacgcgtgaggatttaacaagcgcattcgtgaaaaaaagcactgtcgttgcaccaatgtaactaaccataaacatcaatgcctttcttaaaatcaatacacaagtatatatttttaaacctgcacatttagttaaaataattaatcttagcaggcaatattaactagggaaattgtgtcacttctcttgcgttctttgcaagcagagtcagggtatatgccgcagtttgggccacctggctcgttgcgaattgtgtgaagaccatttcttccgtaattaatttgccagaattttacataattatgacataacattgataGTTGAGCAATGTAACAGCAATgtttagactaatggatgccacccattcgataaaatacagaacggttccgtatatGTTTAgttttttcgaaatgatagtttccggatttgaccatatgaatgacctaaggctcgtatttctgtgtgtttattaaattataattaagtctatgatttgatatttgagagAGCACTCTGGCTGAgctgtggtaggcagcagcaggctcgtaagcattcattcaaacagcactttccttgCGTttgtgacttcaagcctatcaactcccgagattaggctggcaatactatcgtgcctataagaacatccaatagacaaaggtatatgaaatacaaatggtatagagagaaatagtcctataattcctataataactacaacctaaaacttcttaactgggaatattgaagccTCATGTTAAAAGgtaccaccagctttcatatgttctcatgttctgagcaaggaacttaaacgtttgcTTTTTTACATAGCATGTATTGCACTTTTAATttattctccaacactgtgtttttgcattatttaaacaaaattgaacatgtttcattgtttatttgagactaaatggatttttattaatctattaagttaaaataaaagtgttaattcagtattgttgtaattgtcatgatACCGGGGACCCCGGCTCCCAAGATTATTGGCCCCTCTGCTGTTCCTCTTCTGTTGCCCTGTACCCTCCGTATACATTCCCCCTTTCATGTGTCTACGATTAAAACCTATGTCTCACaaccctttgtctcctgtttctagACCCACCCCTCTTCCCCGTCTCATCGACGGCCAACCGGCGTACACGGTGAGGCGCCTCCTGAAGGTTTAACTGCGGGGCaggggattccagtacctggttgaatgggagggttatggcccggaggagagggGCTGGCTCCCCGCtagggacatcctggacccaggccTCATCGCTGAGTTCAACGCAGGCACCCCGGTATGCATCCAGGTAGGATGCCAGTTGGCACCcctagagaggggaggggggtactgtcacatcctgatctgtttcacctgtcttcgtgcttgtctccacccctctccaggtgtcacccatattccccagtgtacttatacctgtgttctctgtctgttgccagttcattttgtttcgtcaagcctacctgCGTTTTCCCCgtgctcctgtctttctctagttCCTGTCTTCTAGCATTCCTggtttttgaccattctgcctgccctgaccctgagcctgcctgccgttctgtaccttgtcactcCACcctggattaccaacctctgcctgccctgaccttgagcctgccgttctgtaccttttgtcaccaccctggattactgacctctgcctgccctgaccttgagcctgccgttctgtaccttttgtcaccaccctggattactgacctctgcctgccctgaccctgagcctgcctgcctttctgtacCTTGTCACTCCACCCTGGATttaccaacctctgcctgccctgaccttgagtctgccgttctgtacctttcggactctgctctggattactgacctctgcctgtcctgaccttgagcctgcctgccgttctgtacctttcggaccctgctctggactactgacctatgcctgcccttgacctgtcgtttgcctgcccccctATTtctgtaataaacttttgttacttcgaaactGTCTCCATCTGGGGCTTCTCCCGAGCCTTGATATTTACCAAGATTAGAACCAA
This DNA window, taken from Oncorhynchus tshawytscha isolate Ot180627B linkage group LG10, Otsh_v2.0, whole genome shotgun sequence, encodes the following:
- the LOC112260378 gene encoding epidermal retinol dehydrogenase 2; its protein translation is MNFLLETLQLIVMSIYYNIEAFVRLFIPFKKKNVTGEIVLITGAGSGIGRLMAEKFASLGVSLVLWDVNQEGMKETARLVKEKGATRVHYYLCDCSDKTKVYRVADQVKREVGDVSILINNAGIVTGRNFMDAPDSLIEKTIEVNTMAHFWTYKAFLPAMTANNHGHLVSVASTAGMIGVNGLADYCASKFAAIGFAESVALELLATGKDGVKTTIVCPHFMNTGMFDGCNSKWPLLVPVLDPDYVAKKIIEAILTDQVYLLLPKSMYILMGMKKILPFKTGNLLGMYLGAFNFMDAFKGRVKKEA